In the genome of Fusarium fujikuroi IMI 58289 draft genome, chromosome FFUJ_chr02, one region contains:
- a CDS encoding probable cell division control protein CDC3, with protein MTFDLVQHVKARTRSVHFDRNLAFMATTPLAGSSPKVSQDSKRTISFPLSQDDGSPSSPSSPRPSTVRHYRSMLDVDIQDPPTLSPMKPVSFDELYNYSATSGPAGDEQITNVKPNRDHLTVEASTRGNPRNTSSDYSPTSPGSESPALAPSASPANVPSQPPPPADNRNIVRRKLTGYVGFANLPNQWHRKSVRKGFNFNVMVVGESGLGKSTLVNTLFNTSLYPPKERKGPSLDIIPKTVTIQSISADIEEAGVRLRLTVVDTPGFGDFVNNDESWRPIVDNIEQRFDSYLDAENKVNRMNIVDNRIHACVFFIQPTGHSLKPLDIEVMRRLHTKVNLIPVIAKADTLTDEEIAAFKSRILADIKHHGIQIFEGPRYELDDEETIAENNEIMSKVPFAVVGANNEITSADGRKIRGRAYPWGIIEVDNEEHCDFVKLRQMLIRTHMEELKEHTNNQLYENYRTDKLLAMGVSQDPSVFKEVNPAVKQEEERALHEQKLAKMEAEMKMVFQQKVAEKESKLKQSEEELYARHKEMKEQLDRQRLELEDKKQRVESGRPLEKEGKRKGFSLR; from the exons ATGACATTCGACTTGGTACAGCACGTCAAGGCTCGCACCCGCAGCGTGCATTTCGATAGAAATCTCGCGTTCATGGCAACCACACCTCTCGCCGGATCATCGCCAAAGGTATCGCAGGATTCCAAGCGAACTATTAGTTTTCCATTGAGCCAAGACGATGGAagcccatcttctccttcatccccTCGACCCTCGACAGTACGCCACTATCGCAGTATGCTTGACGTGGACATCCAGGATCCGCCGACATTAAGCCCCATGAAGCCAGTGTCATTCGAcgaactatataactattcTGCAACAAGTGGGCCAGCTGGAGATGAACAGATAACTAATGTGAAGCCCAACCGCGATCATCTCACAGTCGAGGCTTCTACCAGGGGAAATCCTCGCAACACGAGTTCGGATTATTCACCTA CTTCTCCCGGCAGCGAATCTCCGGCGTTGGCCCCTTCTGCCTCGCCTGCTAATG TTCCATCTCAGCCACCTCCCCCGGCTGACAACAGAAACATTGTCCGAAGAAAGCTTACTGGCTATGTTGGTTTTGCCAACCTACCTAACCAATGGCACCGAAAGAGTGTTCGTAAGGGATTCAACTTCAACGTGATGGTTGTTG GTGAGTCTGGCTTGGGCAAGTCTACTCTGGTCAACACTCTGTTCAACACCTCCCTGTACCCCCCCAAGGAGCGCAAGGGACCCAGCCTCGACATTATTCCCAAGACTGTTACTATCCAGTCCATTAGTGCCGACATTGAGGAGGCAGGTGTTCGTCTCCGCCTGACCGTTGTCGATACACCAGGTTTCGGCGATTTCGTCAACAACGACGAGTCCTGGCGCCCTATCGTCGACAACATCGAGCAGCGATTCGACTCTTACTTGGATGCTGAGAACAAGGTTAACCGCATGAACATTGTTGACAACCGTATTCACGCATGTGTCTTCTTTATCCAACCCACCGGCCACTCCCTGAAGCCTCTTGACATTGAGGTCATGCGCCGACTTCATACCAAGGTCAATCTGATCCCCGTCATCGCCAAGGCTGATACTCTTACCGACGAAGAGATTGCTGCCTTCAAGTCACGA ATTCTCGCCGATATCAAGCACCATGGCATCCAGATCTTCGAGGGGCCTCGATAcgagcttgatgatgaagagacgaTCGCCGAGAACAATGAGATCATGTCCAAGGTTCCCTTCGCTGTTGTTGGTGCCAATAACGAGATCACAAGCGCCGATGGTCGCAAGATTCGTGGTCGTGCCTACCCTTGGGGCATCATTGAAGTGGATAACGAGGAGCACTGCGATTTTGTCAAGCTTCGACAAATGCTCATCCGAACACACAtggaggagctcaaggagcacaccaacaaccaactcTACGAGAACTACCGTACCGACAAGCTGCTCGCCATGGGCGTGTCGCAAGACCCCAGCGTTTTCAAGGAGGTCAACCCTGCTGtcaagcaggaggaggagcgtgCCCTGCACGAGCAGAAGCTAGCCAAGATGGAGGCCGAGATGAAAATGGTCTTCCAACAGAAGGTAGCAGAGAAGGAGAGCAAGCTCAAGCAATCCGAAGAGGAACTGTACGCCCGCCAcaaggagatgaaggagcAACTCGACCGCCAACGACTGGAGctcgaggacaagaagcagcGAGTCGAAAGCGGACGGCCACTAGAGAAGGAAGGCAAGCGAAAGGGATTCTCTCTTCGCTAA
- a CDS encoding related to outer mitochondrial membrane protein FIS1: MVTELPYALDAETPLNTSELNVLKTQYEREGEMVGIQTKFNYAWGLVKSNQRNDQQLGVRLLSDIFRISPERRRECLYYLALGNYKLGNYGEARRYNDLLLDKEPANLQASNLRQLIDDKVAREGLMGVAILSGVGVAAGVVGAFILRNARKR, translated from the exons ATGGTAACTGAACTACCAT ATGCTCTCGATGCCGAGAC ACCGCTAAATACCTCTGAGCTTAATGTACTAAAAACGCAATATGAGCGCGAGGGTGAGATGGTTGGCATCCAGACCAAGTTCAACTACGCTTGG GGCCTCGTCAAGTCCAACCAGCGAAACGACCAGCAGCTCGGTGTGCGTCTTCTCTCGGATATCTTCCGCATCTCCCCCGAACGTCGCCGCGAATGTCTCTACtaccttgcccttggcaaCTACAAGCTCGGCAACTACGGCGAAGCGCGTCGGTACAAcgacctccttcttgacaaggagcCTGCCAATCTTCAAGCATCCAACCTACGCCAACTTATCGATGACAAGGTTGCCCGCGAGGGGCTGATGGGTGTCGCTATTCTgagtggtgttggtgttgcggCCGGTGTGGTGGGAGCATTTATTCTGAGGAATGCTAGGAAGAGGTAG
- a CDS encoding related to ATP-dependent DNA helicase II, 70 kDa subunit, which translates to MADKQPWRKEDEDEEEQELDENNYKAQKDAILLAIDVSKSMLEPPPPSDSKKADRDSPVQAALKCAYHLMEQRIISNPKDMMGILLFGTKKSKFQDSVEGPSGLGYPHCYLFTDLDVPAAEDIQALKTLVEDGEDEDEVLTPSDEPVSMSNVLFCANQIFTTKAANFGSRRLFIVTDNDNPHASDKQAKSAAAVRAKDLYDLGILIDLFPITRGDGKFDLHKFYDDIIYRDPVGEANMTEVRTSKSGNGLTLLNSLISNVNSKQTAKRALFSNLPFEIAPGLRISVKGYNIVHRQTPARTCYVWLDGEKPQIATSETTRIAEDSARTVEKAEIKKAYKFGGEYVYFSPDEQKSLKDFGSPIIRIIGFKPRSLLPIWASTKKSTFIFPSEEDYVGSTRVFTALWQKLLKDDKMGVAWCITRANAQPMLAAIIPSRERSDHGSGTPYLPAGLWIYPLPFQDDLRNINPPSEVLRSSGELTTQMRTIIQQLQLPKAMYDPLKYPNPALQWHYRILQALALEEEVPEKADDATEPKYKAISKRAGGYLEEWSESLEEESGKVANKKSTKRETDDEDMERPVKKSRGSSEKATGSSFSMAQLKAAIEGGTIQKMTVAQLKDILATKGMSTAGRKVELIERIEEWIEESS; encoded by the exons ATGGCTGATAAACAGCCTTGGCgaaaagaagacgaagatgaggaggagcaagaaCTCGATGAGAAC AACTATAAGGCACAGAAAGATGCCATCCTGCTTGCGATCGATGTCAGCAAATCTATGTTAGAGCCACCGCCGCCCTCGGACTCCAAAAAGGCAGATCGTGACAGCCCTGTCCAGGCGGCCTTAAAATGCGCCTATCATCTCATGGAGCAACGCATCATTTCTAACCCCAAGGACATGATGGGCATACTTCTCTTTGGAACGAAGAAATCAAAATTCCAGGACTCTGTAGAAGGTCCAAGTGGCCTAGGTTACCCTCATTGTTATCTATTCACTGATCTCGACGTGCCTGCGGCGGAGGATATCCAGGCCCTCAAAACCCTTGTCGAAGacggcgaggatgaagatgaggtaCTGACACCTTCGGATGAGCCTGTTAGCATGTCGAATGTGCTATTCTGCGCGAACCAGATCTTCACAACAAAAGCTGCGAACTTCGGCAGTCGTCGTTTGTTTATAGTAACTGACAACGACAATCCCCACGCATCTGACAAACAGGCAAAGTCCGCTGCAGCGGTACGAGCCAAGGATCTGTACGACCTTGGGATCCTGATAGATCTATTCCCTATCACCCGTGGAGATGGGAAATTCGACCTCCACAAGTTTTATGAT GATATTATCTATCGTGACCCTGTTGGAGAGGCGAACATGACAGAAGTCCGAACCTCGAAATCTGGAAACGGATTGACATTACTCAACTCACTCATCTCAAATGTCAACTCCAAACAAACTGCAAAGAGAGCCCTGTTCTCAAATTTGCCATTCGAGATTGCTCCTGGGCTGCGCATCTCAGTGAAGGGGTATAACATTGTTCATCGTCAAACACCAGCACGCACTTGCTATGTTTGGCTGGACGGTGAAAAGCCGCAAATTGCTACAAGTGAAACTACGCGAATTGCGGAGGATAGCGCCAGGACCGTTGAAAAAGCAGAGATAAAGAAGGCGTACAAGTTTGGCGGCGAATATGTCTACTTCTCCCCAGACGAACAGAAGTCATTGAAGGATTTCGGGTCACCCATCATTCGTATCATCGGCTTCAAACCGCGCAGTTTGCTCCCCATATGGGCAAGCACTAAGAAGTCTACGTTCATCTTCCCCAGCGAAGAAGATTATGTTGGTTCGACCAGAGTTTTCACAGCACTCTGGCAGaaacttctcaaggatgACAAAATGGGTGTCGCTTGGTGTATCACTCGAGCTAATGCGCAGCCAATGTTGGCCGCTATCATACCGTCTAGAGAGCGGTCTGACCATGGCTCGGGAACACCATATCTACCTGCTGGACTTTGGATCTATCCTCTACCATTCCAGGATGACCTGCGAAATATCAACCCACCAAGTGAAGTGCTGCGAAGTTCCGGAGAACTTACGACACAGATGCGGACTATCATCCAGCAACTCCAGCTGCCAAAGGCTATGTACGATCCATTGAAATACCCCAACCCCGCGTTGCAGTGGCACTACAGAATCCTTCAGGCCCTTGctttggaggaagaggtaCCTGAGAAGGCAGACGATGCAACGGAGCCAAAATACAAAGCGATCAGCAAACGAGCAGGTGGCTACTTGGAAGAATGGTCTGAGTCTCTTGAAGAAGAGTCTGGTAAAGTTGCGAACAAGAAATCAACAAAACGTGAAACGGACGATGAAGACATGGAAAGACCGGTAAAGAAATCCAGAGGTTCGTCAGAGAAGGCAACTGGTTCTTCCTTCAGTATGGCTCAATTGAAGGCCGCAATCGAAGGCGGGACAATTCAAAAAATGACTGTCGCTCAGCTCAAAGATATACTAGCTACTAAGGGTATGAGTACTGCTGGACGAAAGGTAGAATTGATCGAGAGAATCGAGGAATGGATAGAGGAAAGTTCATGA
- a CDS encoding Probable kinetochore protein SPC24: MLLSEEPATLIHHTIENFNIAPDKLAVSRVTESLSTLQQARDLRVREAESSLKKLSRQLATHTSRHDDLVASHSSADHASNIARLDTLKFRTAKAAADAETDAERLALTAADLKARLRELELQGVEGDAAANARRRDPVDDEVLLRLKVYRSLGIDIERDDRDGEWSKAVIRNDRKGDVHVVNMDKKFSRFFYANYFWQTL, encoded by the exons ATGTTGCTCTCCGAAGAACCCGCAACT CTCATTCATCATACTATCGAAAACTTCAATATCGCACCAGACAAACTTGCCGTCTCCCGTGTTACAGAGTCACTTTCGACTCTCCAACAAGCTCGCGACCTTCGCGTTCGTGAGGCAGAATCCTCactgaagaagctctctcGGCAGCTTGCAACACACACATCGCGACATGACGACCTCGTTGCGTCTCACTCGTCAGCGGATCACGCATCCAACATCGCACGTCTAGACACACTGAAATTTCGTACCGCcaaagctgctgctgatgctgaaacCGACGCTGAGCGCCTTGCTCTGACGGCCGCTGACCTCAAGGCTCGTCTTCGCGAGCTGGAGCTTCAGGGCGTTGAGGGCGATGCGGCAGCTAATGCTCGACGTAGAGATCCAGTGGATGATGAGGTACTACTGAGGCTCAAGGTGTATCGAAGCCTGGGCATCGATATTGAGAGAGATGACAGGGACGGTGAGTGGTCCAAGGCTGTTATTCGGAATGATCGCAAAGGGGACGTGCATGTTGTCAACATGGACAAGAAGTTCTCGCGATTCTTTTACGCAAACTACTTCTGGCAGACTCTCTAA
- a CDS encoding probable ferrochelatase codes for MALRRSGGQLCKSISQASSHRLALPQIATQKRFLATPVHPVTQDATGSKGPTAMVFLNMGGPSTTDEVGDFLSRLFADGDLIPLGPLQNYLGPLISKRRTPKIIKQYSAIGGGSPIRKWSEYQNAEMCKILDKISPETAPHKPYVAFRYADPLTEEMYEQLLKDGFGNGKGGRAVAFTQYPQYSCSTTGSSLNELWKWRHRLEGKTNKESGDGTITWSVIDRWPNHSGLVEAFAQNIEAKLAEYPEARRKDVVLLFSAHSLPMSVVNRGDPYPAEVAATVYAVMQRLGFSNPYRLCWQSQVGPSAWLGPQTSDSVEHYISKGQKDLVLIPIAFTSDHIETLYELDQEVIGDSGHPETVKRVESLNGSPVFIQALADIAKAHLAAGQACSKQMGLRCPGCKSERCAESKRFFASQQAGLA; via the exons ATGGCTCTGCGAAGATCTGGAGGCCAGCTCTGCAAGAGCATTTCACAGGCCAGTTCGCATCGACTTGCGCTACCCCAAATCGCTACTCAGAAGCGATTTCTGGCCACTCCCGTCCATCCTGTCACTCAAGATGCTACTGGATCAAAGGGCCCTACGGCCATGGTCTTCCTCAACATGGGAGGGCCTTCGACGACCGATGAGGTTGGCGACTTTTTGAGCCGCCTTTTT GCCGACGGCGATCTAATTCCTCTCGGCCCTCTACAAAACTATCTTGGTCCATTGATTTCGAAGCGGCGAACACCCAAAATCATCAAGCAATACTCTGCCATTGGTGGAGGATCACCAATTAGAAAGTGGTCTGAATACCAAAACGCCGAGATGTGTAAGATCCTGGACAAGATCTCTCCCGAGACTGCGCCTCACAAGCCCTATGTCGCTTTCCGATACGCGGACCCGTTAACCGAAGAAATGTACGAGCAGCTGTTGAAGGACGGCTTTGGAAATGGAAAGGGTGGTCGCGCTGTCGCATTCACACAATATCCTCAGTACTCTTGCTCAACAACAGGTAGTAGCTTGAATGAGCTGTGGAAGTGGAGGCATCGGCTTGAAGGCAAGACCAACAAGGAGTCCGGTGACGGTACCATTACCTGGAGTGTAATCGACCGTTGGCCTAACCACAGTGGATTGGTCGAGGCTTTTGCCCAAAACATCGAGGCCAAGCTTGCGGAATACCCTGAGGCGCGAAGAAAGGATGTTGTGCTGCTCTTCTCTGCGCATAGTCTACCCATGTCTGTCGTTAACCGAG GTGATCCTTACCCTGCTGAAGTTGCGGCCACTGTCTACGCCGTCATGCAGCGCCTCGGTTTCTCCAACCCTTACCGACTGTGCTGGCAGTCTCAGGTCGGCCCGTCGGCCTGGTTGGGACCTCAAACCTCGGACAGTGTAGAGCACTACATATCCAAGGGTCAAAAGGATCTGGTGCTCATCCCCATCGCTTTCACGTCCGACCATATTGAAACTCTATATGAGTTGGATCAGGAAGTCATCGGCGACAGTGGTCACCCCGAAACTGTCAAGCGGGTTGAGTCTCTCAACGGTAGTCCTGTCTTTATCCAAGCTCTCGCCGACATTGCCAAGGCGCACCTGGCAGCAGGTCAGGCTTGCTCGAAGCAGATGGGTCTTCGATGCCCTGGATGTAAGAGCGAGAGATGTGCTGAGTCGAAACGCTTCTTTGCGAGCCAGCAGGCTGGCCTCGCTTAA
- a CDS encoding related to Cut9 interacting protein scn1, protein MASITDIPSMRAAALTIMATRAQDQELVADVASKHSNPDLQSLLQKNSESTGTCAIPSFGWHPWFSHLLYDDSADTPTFQPTSGSGTDNAAKQAHYNAVLQPEPSPDFVASLPCPIAISSFLNATESRLSANPRALVGEIGLDKAFRLPEPWLTSKHVERDSTLTPGSREGRQLSPYRVKIEHQRDVLAAQLRLAAKTGRAVSVHGVQAHGVLYETLAATWKGHEREVITRRKRRLVASGAEDFSDEDDDGSEKPYPPRICLHSFSASVEVLRQYLNRTIPARIFVSLSTAVNLSTDASRNKTDDILRALPDESILVESDLHIAGEQMDSALEDMYRHVCEVKGWNLDEGVKKIAKNYQEFIFG, encoded by the coding sequence ATGGCTTCAATAACCGATATACCCTCTATGCGTGCAGCAGCTTTGACCATCATGGCAACACGTGCCCAGGACCAGGAGCTCGTTGCGGATGTCGCTAGCAAACATTCCAATCCTGATCTCCAATCACTTTTGCAAAAAAACTCGGAATCAACAGGGACCTGTGCTATTCCCTCCTTTGGCTGGCATCCATGGTTTTCCCATCTACTATACGACGACTCGGCCGACACTCCGACATTTCAGCCCACCTCCGGGTCCGGTACCGACAATGCCGCCAAACAAGCGCATTACAATGCCGTTCTACAGCCAGAGCCCTCACCAGACTTTgttgcttctcttccttgccCTATCGCTATAAGCTCATTTCTCAATGCAACCGAATCCCGTCTCTCTGCTAACCCTCGCGCTCTGGTTGGTGAGATCGGCCTTGATAAGGCTTTTCGTCTACCAGAACCTTGGCTGACATCGAAACATGTCGAGAGAGATTCGACACTCACACCAGGGAGTCGTGAGGGCCGACAGCTCAGCCCTTACAGGGTGAAAATAGAGCACCAGCGTGATGTTCTCGCCGCACAGCTTCGTCTTGCTGCAAAAACTGGCAGAGCTGTCAGTGTGCATGGCGTGCAAGCTCATGGCGTCTTGTATGAGACGCTTGCGGCAACGTGGAAGGGCCATGAGCGGGAGGTTATAACACGACGAAAGCGGCGTCTTGTGGCATCGGGTGCTGAGGACTTTTcagacgaggacgacgatgGCAGCGAGAAGCCGTACCCTCCTCGAATATGCCTACATTCATTCAGTGCTAGTGTCGAAGTATTGAGGCAGTATCTGAACCGAACGATCCCAGCTCGTATATTTGTCTCGCTGTCAACAGCTGTCAATTTAAGCACTGATGCTAGCCGAAATAAGACTGATGATATACTACGGGCCCTGCCTGACGAGAGCATCCTAGTGGAGAGTGATCTTCACATTGCCGGCGAACAAATGGACAGTGCATTGGAAGACATGTACCGACATGTTTGTGAGGTAAAGGGCTGGAATCTTGATGAAGGCGTCAAGAAAATTGCCAAGAATTACCAAGAGTTCATATTCGGGTGA
- a CDS encoding related to transcription activator protein acu-15 yields MDLSQRALPRHTHHQPPPSLSNPSPSHLPPQHSTSTYSPGPVASHPTLPLPGTHPPSSTLTPGSASTSPASISHRLPSASASTTSRHPTGDYLPDADDQDASTPVDGEEPPKKKQKRNKPTLSCHECVERKTKCDRGRPHCLACIKRQTECRYAHVANLLEETTRSAANGRRMTKPPKKKSGSSGKSPIPNIADRGMSNDPRATSRGAVALSIGLLSNVPYSLPSASNVFGIGSEHPFANYWTCEGGLPEVISVLPDKIQADILLSRYFECVDPVYPMIHRQTFYADYEHFWQMNQQEKTDTDPSFIALIFVMLALGTQFVTSTTSPQERRQTAEFYASASNQALRIASYLSSASLRSIQAMVLLVYFLINDNHASDGWAFAGILIRQAYAMGLHRDPNIVTPNATLFEKQQRRKVWQAVLLQDTFLTVLLSLPPSATHTDVSVEDLLDDGSSIANSDPTDTAYIRGSWTLANLVQETICSPRSLDLPICTTARHKSKLIADFRAVYRSFPDVFRSWDPDSITALAKTNKRVVRQTLFLTSNYFHNLMLVHASESPDVPVNVRGTLEAAHDAITAFFLLFTLLEIEARVWWVFNHRAFLEALCIGNVLKEAAREPGGADMMARDPLLVRAKADITRMIQIMQVMGEDSEVARTRVQVLSDFLV; encoded by the exons ATGGATCTATCACAGCGGGCGCTTCCGCGTCacactcatcaccaaccaccaccatctctCTCAAATCCTTCGCCCTCGCATCTGCCGCCTCAACATTCTACGTCTACGTATAGTCCTGGTCCCGTCGCCTCACATCCAACTCTCCCTCTTCCCGGAACTCACCCACCATCCTCGACTTTGACACCAGGATCGGCCTCAACGTCCCCTGCATCCATCTCCCACCGTTTACCTTCAGCATCAGCTTCGACGACATCAAGGCATCCTACTGGCGATTATCTTCCTGACGCGGATGACCAAGACGCGTCGACACCTGTGGATGGAGAGGAAcctccaaagaagaagcaaaagcgCAACAAACCAACTCTTTCATGCCATGAATGCGTAGAGCGCAAGACCAAG TGTGACAGAGGTCGACCTCATTGCCTTGCGT GCATAAAACGACAGACTGAATGCCGGTATGCCCATGTCGCAAACCTTCTCGA GGAGACCACCAGGTCGGCCGCCAATGGCCGCCGTATGACGAAACctccaaagaagaagtctggtTCTAGCGGAAAGTCCCCCATTCCAAATATCGCAGATAGGGGTATGTCGAATGATCCCAGGGCAACCTCGCGTGGCGCTGTTGCCCTCTCCATCGGCCTTCTGTCCAACGTCCCTTATTCCTTGCCTTCTGCCAGTAATGTTTTTGGCATCGGGTCTGAGCACCCATTTGCCAACTACTGGACCTGTGAAGGGGGCTTGCCTGAGGTTATCTCAGTGCTTCCAGACAAGATTCAAGCCGATATACTACTTAGCCGATACTTCGAATGCGTTGACCCCGTGTATCCCATGATACATCGACAGACATTCTATGCGGACTACGAACACTTCTGGCAGATGAATCAGCAAGAAAAGACCGACACAGATCCGTCCTTCATTGCATTGATTTTTGTCATGCTGGCCCTGGGAACTCAATTTGTAACATCGACTACATCCCCACAGGAGCGAAGGCAGACAGCAGAGTTCTATGCTTCGGCTAGCAACCAAGCTCTCCGTATCGCATCATATCTTAGCAGTGCATCGTTAAGGTCAATTCAGGCTATGGTATTGCTAGTTTACTTCCTTATCAACGACAACCATGCCTCAGATGGATGGGCGTTTGCAGGTATTCTCATTCGGCAAGCTTATGCTATGGGTCTTCATAGAGATCCAAATATTG TGACTCCAAATGCCACCCTGTTCGAAAAGCAGCAGCGGCGTAAGGTCTGGCAAGCAGTACTTCTCCAAGATACTTTCTTGACCGTCTTACTCTCCCTGCCACCGTCTGCCACACATACAGATGTTTCCGTCGAAGACCTACTCGACGATGGCTCCTCGATTGCAAATAGCGACCCAACAGATACAGCATATATCCGAGGCTCTTGGACTTTGGCCAACTTGGTACAGGAGACGATTTGCTCGCCAAGATCATTAGACCTACCAATCTGCACTACGGCAAGGCATAAGTCCAAGCTGATTGCTGACTTCCGAGCTGTTTACCGTTCGTTCCCTGATGTATTCCGGTCTTGGGATCCTGATAGTATCACGGCGCTCGCAAAAACGAATAAGAGGGTGGTTCGCCAGACGCTGTTCTTGACGAGTAACTACTTCCATAACTTGATGCTTGTCCATGCTTCCGAGAGCCCTGATGTTCCTGTCAATGTTCGTGGTACATTGGAGGCAGCGCACGACGCCATTACcgctttcttccttcttttcacCCTTCTTGAGATAGAAGCACGTGTTTGGTGGGTTTTCAATCACCGAGCTTTCTTGGAGGCGCTGTGTATCGGAAATGTCCTGAAGGAGGCTGCTCGAGAACCAGGTGGTGCAGATATGATGGCAAGGGATCCTCTCCTTGTCAGGGCAAAAGCTGATATCA CACGCATGATCCAGATCATGCAGGTTATGGGCGAAGACTCTGAGGTAGCGAGGACTCGAGTGCAGGTTTTGAGTGACTTTCTGGTATGA